Proteins encoded together in one Aminipila butyrica window:
- a CDS encoding Fe-S-containing hydro-lyase, with translation MNEREESVRRLVYPFDKEKLSLLRAGDSVLITGTIYTARDAAHKRLTEMLDRGETLPFSLPGSIIYYVGPTPEKPGQVIGAAGPTTSYRMDSFAPRFLDLGQAAMIGKGQRSAEVAAAVVRNGAVYFAAIGGAGALIAKSIAAAKVIAFEDLGAEAVRQLEVVDFPAVVVLDSIGNNLYESGPASYLQQA, from the coding sequence ATGAATGAGCGGGAAGAAAGCGTGAGACGGCTAGTGTATCCTTTTGACAAGGAAAAGCTGAGCCTGCTTAGAGCTGGAGACAGTGTGTTGATAACAGGAACCATTTATACGGCCAGAGATGCAGCTCACAAGCGTCTGACAGAAATGCTGGACAGGGGAGAGACCCTGCCCTTTTCTTTGCCGGGTTCCATCATCTATTATGTGGGGCCTACACCGGAAAAGCCAGGGCAGGTTATTGGAGCCGCAGGACCTACGACCAGCTATCGGATGGATTCCTTTGCGCCTCGGTTTCTGGACCTGGGGCAGGCAGCTATGATTGGCAAGGGACAGCGGTCAGCAGAAGTGGCGGCAGCGGTAGTCCGAAATGGGGCCGTCTATTTTGCAGCTATTGGCGGGGCCGGAGCGTTGATTGCTAAAAGCATTGCCGCAGCTAAGGTCATTGCCTTTGAGGACCTTGGTGCGGAGGCAGTGCGTCAATTAGAAGTCGTAGACTTCCCAGCAGTAGTGGTGCTGGATAGTATCGGAAACAATTTGTATGAAAGTGGTCCAGCCAGCTACTTGCAGCAGGCTTGA
- a CDS encoding EAL and HDOD domain-containing protein: MHIYIARQPIFNQMKDVIAYELLYRDPKTLTANISDADAATNSVLMGSILVASFEQLVEGKLAFINFTKNLINDGTPLLFSPKYMIVEILEDIVPDEAFIQRLRELKEKGYTLALDDFIADYPYKEIIDLVDIIKVDFLLTTREEQQQIIKRYKRPGLKFLAEKVETSSAFNRAKALNYDYFQGYYFAKPSVFKYKDMSTISTNLFTIIKMLDAKNPDYRALTVLFEQDIALTYKLFKYANSPMYGSMEQISTINRALVRLGFGNIRNCMYMILLRYISSSQNSDLVSVSLQRAKMMELLSTSVGLANRSSECFLVGLFSMLDVLTDKPIVKALDELPLSQESKEAILHQKNALGLPLKLILAYEKGNWHEVENTRQTLRLHSLNMVSIYMKALDWASEILLSTK, translated from the coding sequence ATGCACATATATATTGCCAGACAACCAATCTTTAATCAGATGAAGGATGTCATCGCTTATGAGCTTTTATACCGAGATCCGAAAACTCTGACAGCCAATATCAGCGACGCAGATGCCGCCACCAATTCTGTCCTCATGGGCAGCATCCTGGTGGCCTCTTTTGAGCAATTGGTAGAGGGGAAGCTGGCCTTTATTAACTTCACCAAAAACTTAATAAATGACGGTACACCGCTGCTCTTTTCTCCCAAATACATGATTGTGGAAATTCTAGAGGACATCGTCCCAGATGAAGCTTTCATCCAACGACTGCGGGAGCTAAAGGAAAAAGGCTACACTTTAGCCCTGGATGATTTTATTGCTGATTACCCTTATAAAGAAATTATCGATTTAGTTGACATCATCAAAGTTGATTTCCTGTTAACCACCAGGGAGGAACAGCAGCAGATTATCAAAAGATATAAGCGGCCAGGACTTAAATTTTTAGCAGAAAAGGTGGAGACCTCTTCGGCCTTTAACCGAGCAAAAGCCTTAAATTATGACTACTTTCAAGGCTATTACTTTGCTAAGCCCTCTGTCTTCAAATATAAAGACATGAGCACGATTAGTACCAACCTCTTCACTATTATTAAAATGTTGGATGCTAAAAATCCTGATTACAGAGCTCTGACCGTTCTTTTTGAACAAGACATCGCCTTGACCTATAAATTATTTAAATACGCAAATTCACCCATGTATGGCAGTATGGAACAGATCAGCACCATCAACCGGGCCTTGGTCCGCTTAGGTTTTGGAAACATCCGCAACTGTATGTATATGATTCTGCTCCGCTACATCTCCAGTAGCCAGAACAGTGACTTAGTATCTGTGTCACTCCAGCGAGCCAAGATGATGGAACTTTTGTCAACCAGTGTAGGCTTGGCCAACCGTTCATCAGAATGTTTCCTAGTAGGCCTTTTCTCTATGCTGGATGTGCTCACGGACAAACCCATCGTCAAAGCCTTGGATGAACTACCGTTGTCTCAGGAATCCAAAGAAGCAATCCTTCATCAAAAAAACGCCCTAGGTCTTCCTCTTAAACTGATTCTAGCCTACGAAAAGGGTAACTGGCACGAAGTAGAAAATACTCGTCAAACACTGAGACTGCACTCTCTAAATATGGTTTCCATCTATATGAAAGCCCTGGACTGGGCTTCCGAAATCCTACTATCCACCAAATAA
- a CDS encoding FeoA family protein yields MPLTMTTPGTQVTVSTIKGRDNTKRFLENLGFVEGTSVMVISELGGNVIVNVKEARVAISKAMASRIFIH; encoded by the coding sequence ATGCCATTAACAATGACGACACCTGGGACACAGGTTACTGTATCCACCATTAAAGGAAGGGACAACACCAAGCGGTTCCTCGAAAACTTAGGGTTTGTAGAAGGGACGTCCGTCATGGTTATCTCCGAGCTGGGAGGCAATGTCATCGTCAATGTGAAAGAAGCTAGAGTAGCCATCAGCAAGGCCATGGCATCGAGAATATTCATTCACTAG
- a CDS encoding FeoA family protein, which yields MRNLKEIKCGETVTVAKLQGEGALKKRIMDMGITKGAEIFVRKVAPLGDPIEITVRGYELSIRKSEAENIIIA from the coding sequence ATGAGAAATTTAAAGGAAATTAAGTGCGGCGAAACCGTGACCGTAGCAAAGCTACAAGGAGAAGGCGCGCTGAAAAAAAGAATTATGGATATGGGTATTACAAAAGGGGCAGAAATTTTTGTCCGTAAAGTAGCACCATTGGGTGACCCAATCGAAATAACGGTCCGAGGATATGAGCTTTCAATTAGAAAAAGCGAGGCCGAAAATATTATTATCGCATAA
- the feoB gene encoding ferrous iron transport protein B produces the protein MKKMTIALAGNPNCGKTTIFNNLTGSSQYVGNWPGVTVEKKEGKFRGNKDVIIADLPGVYSLSPYTLEEVITRNYLVQESPDVIINLVDGTNLERNLYLTTQLLELGIPVVLGVNMADLVRKNGDQINLEKLSQELGCPVREVSALKGEGTNELVQCAIKLAGANQERPYQFSKQVEETIGAIGGVVQSRVKAEHLRWYAGKLFERDEEILKEMKLPENLQLQVEDIITKLENQLDDDSESIIANARYEFIGKIVGKVLKKKQRGLSTSDKIDRVVTNRLLALPIFVAIMFIVYYVSISWVGAIATDWTNDVLFGEYIQGGVGTFMENAGTAAWLQSLVVDGIIGGVGAVLGFVPQMLILFFFLSILEDCGYMARVAFIMDRIFRKFGLSGKSFIPLLVGSGCGVPGIMATKTIENEKDRRMTIMTTTFIPCGAKLPVIALIGGAMFPDIPWLAPAMYFMGIAAVIFSGIALKKTKMFAGDTAPFVMELPQYHMPAAKGVWIHMWERGRSFIIKAGTIIFLACAAIWFLSNFGFTNGGFGMVEQGNSLLAVIGSMVAPIFAPLGFGNWQATVATLTGLVAKENVVGTLGVLLGLGGDVAEDDAGLLSNIAMMFPHSVAALSFLVFNLLCAPCFAAIGAIRREMNNAKWTWFAIGYQTVLAYVVALIINQLGGVLTGVASFGAGTVVAIVLLGIMIFMLVRPMPKERGAEVCCQQS, from the coding sequence ATGAAGAAAATGACCATTGCCTTGGCAGGTAACCCGAACTGCGGTAAGACCACGATTTTTAACAATTTGACCGGGTCTAGTCAGTATGTGGGTAACTGGCCGGGCGTAACTGTAGAAAAGAAAGAAGGGAAGTTCAGAGGGAATAAGGATGTAATCATTGCCGATTTACCGGGCGTTTATTCCTTATCCCCTTATACTTTAGAAGAAGTCATTACCAGAAATTATTTGGTACAAGAATCGCCAGATGTAATTATCAACTTGGTAGATGGAACAAACCTGGAAAGAAACTTATACTTAACTACACAGTTGCTGGAATTAGGCATTCCAGTGGTTTTAGGCGTTAATATGGCGGATTTGGTGCGAAAGAACGGCGATCAGATCAATCTGGAAAAGCTGTCTCAGGAGCTAGGATGCCCAGTAAGAGAGGTTTCGGCCTTAAAGGGTGAAGGGACGAACGAGTTAGTACAATGTGCCATAAAGTTAGCTGGGGCTAACCAGGAACGTCCTTACCAATTCTCCAAACAGGTGGAAGAAACGATTGGTGCCATCGGAGGAGTTGTTCAATCTCGAGTAAAGGCGGAGCATCTGAGATGGTACGCTGGAAAGCTCTTTGAACGCGACGAAGAGATCCTTAAGGAAATGAAACTGCCGGAGAATTTGCAGCTCCAGGTGGAAGACATTATCACAAAGCTGGAGAACCAGCTGGATGACGACAGTGAGAGCATTATCGCCAATGCACGGTATGAGTTTATTGGCAAAATCGTAGGGAAAGTCCTGAAGAAAAAGCAGCGGGGACTAAGCACCTCTGATAAAATAGACCGGGTTGTTACTAACCGGCTGTTGGCTCTGCCTATCTTTGTAGCTATTATGTTTATCGTATATTATGTGTCTATCTCTTGGGTTGGTGCTATCGCTACCGACTGGACTAACGACGTACTCTTCGGAGAATACATACAGGGCGGCGTAGGGACCTTTATGGAAAACGCTGGTACAGCAGCATGGCTTCAGAGCCTAGTAGTAGACGGTATCATCGGCGGCGTAGGCGCTGTATTGGGCTTCGTACCGCAGATGCTGATCCTGTTTTTCTTCTTATCTATCCTGGAGGACTGCGGCTATATGGCGCGGGTAGCCTTCATCATGGACCGGATATTCAGAAAGTTCGGTTTGTCTGGGAAGAGCTTTATTCCCCTTTTGGTAGGTTCCGGTTGTGGAGTTCCGGGTATTATGGCTACTAAAACCATTGAAAATGAAAAGGATCGTCGCATGACGATTATGACGACGACGTTTATTCCATGTGGTGCGAAGCTGCCAGTGATTGCGCTGATTGGAGGCGCCATGTTCCCTGATATTCCTTGGCTGGCTCCAGCTATGTACTTCATGGGAATTGCAGCGGTAATTTTCTCCGGCATTGCTTTAAAGAAGACTAAAATGTTTGCAGGAGACACGGCTCCTTTCGTTATGGAACTTCCTCAGTATCACATGCCGGCGGCAAAGGGCGTTTGGATTCACATGTGGGAGCGAGGCCGGTCCTTCATCATCAAGGCCGGTACTATTATCTTCCTAGCTTGTGCAGCCATTTGGTTCTTATCTAACTTTGGGTTTACCAATGGTGGTTTCGGTATGGTAGAACAGGGAAACAGCCTCTTGGCAGTTATCGGTTCTATGGTAGCTCCGATTTTCGCTCCGTTAGGTTTCGGAAATTGGCAGGCTACAGTAGCTACTTTGACTGGCTTGGTAGCCAAGGAAAACGTAGTAGGTACTCTGGGTGTGCTCCTGGGTCTTGGAGGAGACGTGGCAGAGGACGATGCTGGCCTTCTCTCCAACATCGCCATGATGTTCCCGCACAGTGTGGCAGCGTTATCATTCTTAGTGTTTAACCTGTTGTGTGCTCCGTGCTTCGCGGCCATCGGTGCTATCAGAAGAGAAATGAATAATGCAAAATGGACATGGTTTGCCATTGGATATCAGACTGTTCTGGCCTATGTGGTAGCCCTGATTATTAATCAGCTGGGTGGAGTCCTGACAGGGGTAGCGTCTTTTGGCGCAGGAACTGTAGTGGCTATCGTACTGCTGGGAATTATGATTTTCATGTTGGTAAGACCTATGCCTAAGGAAAGAGGTGCAGAGGTATGCTGTCAACAATCATAA
- a CDS encoding FeoB-associated Cys-rich membrane protein: MLSTIIISAVFVVLLVFAGRYVFRNVKAGKCSGCSGCDDTSHESGCSCCGSETVKK; this comes from the coding sequence ATGCTGTCAACAATCATAATTAGTGCAGTTTTCGTAGTATTGCTGGTCTTCGCAGGAAGGTATGTATTCCGCAATGTGAAAGCTGGTAAATGCAGCGGATGCAGCGGGTGTGACGATACATCCCATGAAAGCGGTTGCAGTTGCTGCGGCAGTGAAACTGTAAAAAAATAG
- a CDS encoding DUF3793 family protein, protein MLEKLIIENCAPTLANLKTGEIVNYRFTNSTQAKKEIDRLQEKLKEKGIDIEILQEREKSFLLYVYRRTRLARDLSCPVARELLHKQGYRAGELNEMVGWLRARVNDSTQKGCFPHEIGLFLSYPVQDVKGFMENQGKNCRCCGYWKVYQEEEAAVRMFAKFDKCRAVYRKRCSEGAGIYRLTVAC, encoded by the coding sequence ATGCTGGAAAAACTGATTATTGAAAATTGTGCGCCTACGCTGGCCAACTTGAAGACCGGAGAAATTGTCAATTACCGGTTTACCAATTCCACACAGGCGAAAAAGGAAATAGACCGATTGCAGGAAAAGCTGAAAGAAAAGGGCATCGATATCGAAATCTTGCAGGAGAGAGAAAAGAGCTTTCTATTGTATGTATATCGACGGACACGTCTGGCTCGAGATTTATCATGTCCTGTGGCTCGGGAGCTGCTGCATAAGCAGGGTTATCGGGCCGGGGAGCTAAACGAGATGGTCGGCTGGCTTCGGGCTAGGGTTAATGACAGCACCCAAAAAGGCTGTTTCCCCCATGAGATTGGCTTGTTTCTCAGTTATCCCGTACAGGATGTCAAAGGTTTTATGGAAAACCAAGGGAAAAATTGTAGATGTTGTGGTTATTGGAAAGTTTATCAGGAAGAAGAAGCCGCTGTGCGGATGTTCGCTAAGTTCGATAAGTGTCGGGCGGTGTATCGGAAACGGTGCAGTGAAGGTGCAGGCATCTATCGGCTGACAGTCGCTTGTTAA
- a CDS encoding flavodoxin codes for MKKMAVVYWSGTGNTEQMAEAVFQGAKEAGAEAELFQVGQFSAKSVEDFDVVIFGCPSMGAEVLEEAEFEPVYEACKGKLSGKTLGLFGSYGWGDGEWMRDWEQDVLQLGALLPQGYLILNETPDQEGLEECKNYGKNLAG; via the coding sequence ATGAAGAAGATGGCAGTAGTTTATTGGAGCGGAACAGGAAATACAGAGCAGATGGCAGAGGCTGTTTTTCAGGGAGCCAAAGAAGCTGGCGCAGAGGCTGAGCTTTTCCAGGTAGGTCAGTTCTCCGCGAAATCGGTGGAAGACTTTGATGTGGTGATTTTCGGTTGTCCGTCCATGGGAGCTGAGGTTTTGGAAGAAGCAGAGTTTGAACCGGTGTATGAAGCCTGCAAGGGTAAGCTGTCCGGCAAGACTCTGGGGCTCTTCGGCTCTTATGGCTGGGGAGACGGCGAATGGATGAGAGATTGGGAACAGGACGTGCTTCAGCTTGGAGCTTTACTTCCTCAAGGATATTTAATTTTAAATGAGACGCCAGACCAAGAGGGGCTGGAAGAGTGCAAAAATTACGGAAAGAATCTAGCCGGATAG
- a CDS encoding DUF2325 domain-containing protein: MSVVIVGGNERMVTQYKGICKEFGYKAKVFAKMTTDFKKKIGSPDLIILFTNTVSHKLVHSAVQEAERCNSHVIRCHSSSSCALKKVLNDHCNGNCKECQYHN; encoded by the coding sequence ATGAGCGTTGTGATAGTAGGCGGAAATGAGCGGATGGTAACCCAATACAAGGGCATCTGTAAGGAGTTTGGGTATAAAGCGAAGGTATTTGCCAAGATGACCACTGATTTCAAGAAAAAAATTGGATCGCCGGACTTAATCATCCTCTTTACCAACACGGTGTCCCACAAGCTGGTGCACAGCGCCGTCCAAGAGGCGGAGCGATGTAATTCTCATGTGATTCGCTGCCATAGCAGCAGTTCTTGTGCCTTGAAGAAGGTACTGAACGATCATTGCAACGGCAATTGTAAAGAGTGCCAGTATCATAACTAG
- a CDS encoding P-loop NTPase, which yields MSDCTNNCGSCSADCKDRTAPESFLEESNSLSQVKKVIGIVSGKGGVGKSMVTSLLAVLMNRRNYVTAILDADITGPSIPKAFGLQEKALGTEAGILTVDTDSGIRTMSINSLLEEDSDPVVWRGPIIAGTVKQFWSDVIWGDDVDFMFIDMPPGTGDVPLTVFQSLPVDGIVIVTSPQELVSMIVGKAVKMAQLMNIPILGIVENMSYFVCPDCGQSHAIFGESRIQQVAEEYGIDQVARLPIQPQLASAVDRGAIESVEGPWLDELADLLEGLLNAKVAVPYEDGQIFQHFGHAKQFQLFDIQRGEIKSSELITADCGGHGALAEFLAHQGVRTVLCGGIGDGAIQALAGSGITVAAGVAGPSQEQVELYLKGALTVSNQPTCDRHNQKEHQSAQGEHQCGHEHATGGSCGGQGSCGGSCH from the coding sequence ATGAGCGATTGTACAAATAACTGCGGAAGTTGCAGTGCGGACTGCAAAGACCGGACTGCCCCTGAGAGCTTTCTGGAAGAATCCAATTCCTTAAGCCAAGTGAAAAAAGTCATCGGTATCGTCAGCGGCAAAGGCGGCGTAGGCAAATCCATGGTCACCTCCCTTTTAGCCGTGCTTATGAACAGGCGAAACTATGTGACAGCTATCTTGGATGCGGATATTACCGGTCCATCCATTCCCAAGGCCTTTGGCCTCCAGGAAAAAGCACTGGGTACAGAGGCGGGTATCTTGACCGTGGATACAGATTCCGGCATCCGCACCATGTCTATCAACTCTTTGTTGGAAGAAGACAGCGATCCCGTGGTCTGGCGCGGACCGATTATCGCGGGGACAGTCAAGCAGTTTTGGTCTGACGTAATCTGGGGGGATGACGTAGATTTTATGTTTATCGACATGCCGCCGGGAACCGGCGATGTACCCCTAACCGTCTTTCAATCGCTGCCAGTAGATGGTATTGTCATTGTCACGTCCCCTCAGGAACTGGTATCGATGATTGTAGGCAAAGCGGTAAAGATGGCACAGCTGATGAATATTCCTATTTTGGGGATTGTGGAAAATATGTCTTATTTCGTCTGTCCAGACTGCGGCCAATCTCATGCTATCTTTGGAGAAAGCCGTATTCAGCAGGTAGCGGAGGAGTATGGCATCGATCAGGTTGCTCGACTGCCGATTCAACCCCAGTTGGCATCTGCTGTAGACCGCGGAGCTATCGAATCCGTGGAAGGGCCATGGCTGGATGAATTGGCAGATTTATTGGAAGGCCTACTGAATGCCAAGGTGGCTGTTCCTTATGAAGATGGGCAAATTTTTCAGCATTTCGGCCACGCAAAGCAATTTCAGCTATTTGACATCCAGCGAGGTGAAATAAAGAGCTCAGAACTGATTACAGCCGACTGTGGAGGCCATGGCGCGCTAGCAGAGTTCCTAGCCCATCAGGGGGTCCGGACAGTGCTCTGCGGAGGCATCGGTGATGGTGCCATTCAAGCCCTGGCAGGCTCCGGCATTACTGTAGCGGCAGGCGTTGCTGGCCCCAGCCAAGAGCAGGTTGAGCTGTATCTAAAAGGGGCCTTAACCGTCAGCAATCAGCCTACCTGTGATCGTCACAACCAGAAGGAACACCAGTCGGCTCAGGGTGAGCACCAGTGCGGACACGAACACGCTACAGGAGGCTCTTGCGGCGGACAGGGTTCTTGTGGAGGCAGCTGCCACTAA
- a CDS encoding DUF134 domain-containing protein, with protein sequence MPRPRKFRKVCCMPRIQCFGPLWSSPSGAAPTNYLCGQGNPSCHGIQMSVDEYEAIRLMDLEGCTQEECARQMGIARTTVQGIYNDARQKLADALVHGKLLTITGGDYILCENFESGCGRGCTKKCHRSGTPHIED encoded by the coding sequence ATGCCCAGACCACGAAAGTTTAGAAAGGTCTGTTGTATGCCTCGAATCCAGTGTTTTGGGCCCCTTTGGTCCAGTCCCTCTGGAGCGGCTCCAACAAATTACCTCTGCGGCCAAGGCAATCCAAGCTGCCACGGTATCCAAATGTCCGTAGACGAATACGAGGCCATCCGTCTCATGGATCTGGAAGGATGCACCCAGGAAGAGTGTGCCCGTCAAATGGGCATCGCCAGAACCACCGTCCAAGGCATCTACAACGATGCCCGTCAAAAGCTAGCCGATGCCCTCGTACACGGCAAGCTGCTGACCATCACTGGAGGCGACTACATTCTATGCGAAAACTTTGAATCAGGCTGCGGACGGGGCTGCACCAAAAAATGCCACCGATCAGGAACCCCCCATATAGAGGATTAA
- a CDS encoding PocR ligand-binding domain-containing protein, with amino-acid sequence MIKLEKFLDLKKFQQIQDLFSDATGLAAIAVDAQGNYISQGSNFTDFCIKYTRGSEEGLRRCVKCDNECTGAYYCHAGLMDFSTDLIIHGEKVGAIIGGQVLPAPPDEEKFRKIAQELDIPEETYLAALRKVPIRDEKTIRAGAQMLGEFMNQLVNLSYFEAMNKEKMRVFDEQMHYVVESIDSINNKIKELQKVAAMEKILALNASVEAARAGQAGVGFAVVAQEIESISTNAARIYSEIQDYSTIVRKAIQAMSKIEL; translated from the coding sequence ATGATTAAATTAGAAAAGTTTTTAGATTTAAAGAAATTCCAGCAGATTCAAGATTTGTTTTCAGATGCTACAGGCTTAGCAGCCATCGCTGTGGACGCTCAGGGCAACTACATTTCCCAAGGCAGCAACTTTACTGATTTTTGTATCAAGTATACCAGAGGCTCTGAAGAGGGGCTCAGGCGTTGTGTCAAATGTGATAATGAGTGCACAGGAGCTTACTACTGCCACGCTGGTCTCATGGATTTCTCCACCGATTTAATTATCCATGGCGAAAAGGTGGGGGCTATCATCGGCGGTCAAGTGCTCCCGGCACCACCTGATGAAGAAAAGTTTCGGAAAATTGCTCAAGAGCTTGACATACCTGAAGAGACCTACCTTGCGGCTCTGCGCAAGGTCCCTATACGGGATGAAAAAACAATTCGAGCCGGAGCACAGATGTTGGGTGAGTTCATGAATCAATTAGTCAACTTAAGCTACTTTGAGGCCATGAACAAAGAAAAAATGCGGGTCTTTGATGAGCAGATGCACTACGTAGTAGAGTCGATTGACTCCATCAACAATAAAATTAAAGAACTTCAAAAGGTAGCAGCTATGGAAAAGATTTTAGCTCTGAACGCTTCTGTAGAAGCCGCTCGGGCCGGACAAGCTGGTGTCGGCTTCGCCGTCGTAGCCCAGGAGATTGAATCCATATCCACCAATGCTGCCAGGATATATTCGGAGATTCAAGATTACTCTACCATAGTAAGAAAAGCTATCCAGGCCATGAGTAAAATTGAACTGTAA
- a CDS encoding CoA transferase subunit A, with protein sequence MKNKIKTAAEAVQDIQDGAVIMVGGFMACGTPEILVDALVEKGVKDLTIICNDAGVPGRGVGKLLSNGQIKTLIASHVGLNPEVAMRMNTDVEADKLECILIPQGTLAEKIRAGGAGLGGFLTPTGVGTLVAEGKEVINLKGRDYLLEEPLTADFALIRGSVTDTFGNTIYNGTTRTFNPMMATAAGHVIVGACEIVEVGEIDPNHVVTSGIFVDSIVGGEKSWEI encoded by the coding sequence ATGAAGAACAAGATTAAAACAGCTGCAGAAGCGGTCCAGGACATTCAGGACGGCGCTGTCATCATGGTAGGCGGATTTATGGCCTGCGGCACACCAGAAATTTTAGTAGATGCGTTGGTGGAAAAAGGTGTTAAGGACCTGACTATCATTTGTAACGATGCAGGGGTACCTGGCAGAGGCGTTGGAAAGTTGTTATCTAACGGTCAGATTAAGACGCTGATTGCTTCTCACGTGGGATTAAACCCAGAAGTTGCCATGCGTATGAACACCGATGTAGAAGCAGATAAGCTGGAATGTATTTTAATTCCCCAGGGAACCTTGGCAGAGAAGATTCGGGCAGGCGGAGCCGGTCTGGGCGGATTTTTGACTCCTACAGGAGTAGGTACTCTGGTGGCTGAAGGGAAAGAAGTCATCAACCTCAAAGGCAGAGACTATCTGCTGGAAGAACCACTGACGGCTGATTTTGCCTTAATTAGAGGCTCGGTAACGGATACCTTTGGTAACACCATTTACAACGGAACTACCAGAACATTTAATCCAATGATGGCTACGGCAGCCGGTCATGTCATCGTAGGTGCCTGTGAAATCGTTGAAGTAGGTGAAATTGATCCCAACCATGTAGTCACTTCAGGCATTTTTGTAGATTCGATTGTAGGAGGAGAAAAATCATGGGAGATATAA
- a CDS encoding 3-oxoacid CoA-transferase subunit B, with protein MGDIKVRIAKRVARELKDGDVVNLGIGVPTLVANHLPEGVEIVLQSENGIMGMGAAPEAGSENVDIINAGAQHVTINTGGQFFDAATSFGIIRGGHVDATILGALQVDKEGNLSNWIVPGKMVPGMGGAMDLVVGAKKVIVAMQHTQKGNHKILEKCTLPFTALKVVDMIITEMGVMEVTPEGLLLTELHPDFSLEDIQAATGCTLIPAENLKEMVE; from the coding sequence ATGGGAGATATAAAGGTAAGAATTGCTAAGCGGGTAGCCCGGGAATTGAAGGACGGCGATGTCGTAAATCTAGGAATCGGCGTACCTACTCTAGTGGCTAACCATCTGCCAGAGGGCGTGGAAATCGTGCTCCAGTCAGAAAATGGCATTATGGGCATGGGCGCTGCACCGGAGGCAGGCAGCGAAAATGTAGATATTATCAATGCAGGGGCTCAGCATGTGACCATCAATACAGGAGGGCAGTTCTTTGATGCGGCTACCTCCTTTGGCATTATCCGTGGTGGTCACGTAGATGCCACCATTTTAGGAGCTTTGCAGGTGGACAAGGAAGGAAATCTGTCCAATTGGATTGTACCGGGTAAAATGGTACCAGGCATGGGCGGAGCGATGGATTTGGTAGTCGGTGCGAAGAAGGTTATCGTAGCCATGCAGCACACCCAAAAGGGAAACCATAAGATTCTGGAAAAGTGTACCCTGCCTTTCACAGCCTTGAAGGTGGTGGATATGATTATCACAGAGATGGGTGTTATGGAAGTAACGCCAGAAGGACTGCTGTTGACAGAGCTGCACCCGGATTTTTCTCTGGAAGATATTCAAGCGGCCACCGGCTGCACACTGATTCCGGCAGAAAACCTGAAGGAAATGGTTGAATAA